A genomic segment from Neodiprion lecontei isolate iyNeoLeco1 chromosome 1, iyNeoLeco1.1, whole genome shotgun sequence encodes:
- the LOC107227618 gene encoding carbonic anhydrase 1-like has protein sequence MNNQPSRKQLGQSPINLDEENVIGIQLPPLIMSGHWSQDGYTTLVNTGSTARITLGGERIPATIRGGPFGDDVYQLDEVTFRWGSADCMGAEHTLNGTWFTMEAQALHWNLRYGALEKCWDKRDGLAICAYFLQVYQLPAWEENPLFSKITDNLDKVIQPGISAKITPNSLCWMRQACQTPGYYTYQGSITTSPYHECVTWIIFPEPVRISEHQARMFRSLRNKYGSCIRENHRPVQHLNGRTVYYAS, from the exons ATGAATAATCAACCCA GTAGGAAACAGTTGGGTCAGTCCCCTATAAATCTGGATGAAGAGAATGTCATCGGGATCCAGCTCCCACCGTTAATCATGAGCGGACATTGGAGCCAAGATGGCTACACCACGCTCGTTAACACGGGATCAACTG CACGTATCACCCTTGGGGGTGAGAGAATTCCAGCAACCATTCGCGGCGGGCCTTTCGGAGACGACGTATATCAACTCGACGAAGTCACATTTCGTTGGGGTTCGGCGGACTGCATGGGAGCTGAGCACACGTTAAACGGCACGTGGTTCACAATGGAAGCCCAAGCCCTTCACTGGAATTTGCGATATGGTGCTTTGGAGAAGTGTTGGGACAAGCGAGATGGCCTTGCCATTTGTGCCTATTTTCTTCAGGTTTATCAGCTACCAGCCTGGGAGGAGAATCCCCTCTTCAGCAAAATCACTGACAACTTGGACAAGGTCATTCAGCCCGGAATATCCGCGAAGATAACTCCAA ATTCGTTGTGCTGGATGAGGCAGGCCTGCCAGACACCGGGATACTACACGTATCAAGGCTCGATCACAACGTCTCCGTATCACGAGTGCGTCACTTGGATAATTTTTCCGGAGCCTGTGAGGATATCCGAACATCAGGCAAGGATGTTTCGTAGTTTACGGAATAAATATGGCAGCTGCATACGCGAAAACCATCGGCCCGTTCAACACCTCAACGGACGAACAGTTTACTATGCTAGTTGA
- the LOC107227621 gene encoding carbonic anhydrase 1 has translation MPGNQTRALRRRSMRRQASLRNIVSTECCKLSCRAGLRSSKAIKNGATQLKNDGTICTHIKGPTGQSPVDLAPTEVVRNEEFPPLKMTGHWTPLGSAFMYNTGNTAEIRMSLDRPPAILSGGPLKDEYEFAQLHFHWGASNCHGAEHSLNGKLFSMEAHAVHFNKRYETFENCLDKRDGVVVVGYFLQVVGDDRTEDHPQFAKVTDHLHHVVEPNTKAELPHDALAWMKQGRCLCSGYYTYHGSLTTPPYNECVTWILFPDPIRITKRQAELFRNMKSHSGGCITANFRPVQGLNGREIFFGS, from the exons ATGCCTGGAAATCAGACTCGCGCTTTACGTCGTCGTTCCATGCGACGCCAGGCTAGCCTTCGGAACATCGTAAGCACCGAGTGTTGCAAATTGTCTTGCCGAGCAG GCCTCCGTTCATCTAAAGCCATCAAAAATGGAGCCACGCAATTAAAAAACGACGGAACGATCTGCACGCATATCAAAG GACCTACTGGTCAGTCTCCCGTTGATTTGGCACCTACTGAAGTGGTACGTAACGAGGAGTTTCCACCACTTAAAATGACAGGACACTGGACTCCACTTGGAAGCGCTTTCATGTACAACACGGGAAACACAG CCGAGATTAGGATGAGCCTCGACCGACCGCCTGCCATTTTGTCTGGAGGACCTCTGAAGGACGAGTACGAATTCGCACAGTTGCACTTTCACTGGGGAGCCAGTAACTGTCATGGTGCTGAACACTCTCTCAACGGAAAATT GTTCTCGATGGAAGCACACGCGGTGCATTTCAACAAAAGATATGAGACTTTTGAAAACTGCTTGGACAAGCGTGAcggtgttgttgttgttggctACTTTCTGCAAGTTGTAGGCGATGACAGAACTGAGGATCATCCACAATTCGCAAAGGTTACGGACCACCTCCATCACGTAGTAGAGCCTAACACGAAGGCAGAACTTCCGCATG ACGCTTTAGCCTGGATGAAGCAGGGTCGGTGTCTCTGCAGTGGGTACTACACCTATCACGGCTCTCTGACCACACCACCCTACAACGAATGTGTAACGTGGATCCTGTTCCCGGACCCAATAAGGATCACGAAAAGACAGGCCGAGCTTTTCCGCAACATGAAGTCCCACTCGGGAGGCTGCATTACCGCCAACTTCCGCCCTGTTCAAGGCCTAAACGGaagggaaatattttttggaagTTAA
- the LOC107227617 gene encoding carbonic anhydrase 3-like gives MFDISLPEFLVVCGSVLLIALLLTEILDWTQLFAPLDCQHSPVFIFGYADHNGPHTWKLSYPESGGSSQSPVNIVTRSACVVQPSEPLKWRGYSIQPVSMTMANDGNNVLVCAFWTRSSRPSIQGGPLNGCYDFYSMMFHWGPSDVEGSEHTLDYVRYPMELQMIHVKRGFNSPLDAIVLGAKDGVMIISFFFQITNVENPYLDHIVTNLWRVSQPGAKAYIPPFPLEWMFPPFEKNYYTYNGSLTQPPCSEIVTWIIQPEPIAISSSQVAKFRKLCSLDGPILLNSRPVQKLNDRSIYLHE, from the exons ATGTTTGACATTTCACTACCAGAATTTTTGGTCGTGTGTGGCAGCGTCCTGCTCATAG CCTTGCTCCTGACGGAAATTCTGGACTGGACCCAGCTTTTCGCGCCGTTGGATTGCCAACACTCGCCAGTTTTCATATTCGGATATGCGGACCACAACGGACCTCATACTTGGAAACTCTCTTACCCGGAGAGTGGCGGAAGCTCTCAATCCCCCGTCAACATTGTCACACGCTCGGCATGTGTCGTTCAACCGAGCGAACCTCTCAAGTGGAGAGGATACAGCATCCAGCCAGTGTCTATGACGATGGCCAATGACGGCAATAACG TGTTGGTTTGCGCCTTCTGGACTCGATCTTCAAGGCCTTCCATTCAGGGAGGTCCGCTCAACGGCTGCTACGATTTTTACTCGATGATGTTCCACTGGGGTCCGTCGGATGTCGAGGGCAGCGAACACACTCTCGACTACGTCCGTTACCCTATGGAATTACAGATGATCCACGTTAAGCGAGGCTTCAACTCTCCCCTTGACGCTATCGTACTAGGAGCGAAGGACGGTGTGATGATCATTTCGTTCTTTTTCCAG ATCACCAACGTGGAAAATCCCTATTTGGACCACATCGTTACCAACTTATGGCGAGTCAGTCAACCCGGCGCAAAGGCTTACATTCCCCCGTTTCCTCTTGAATGGATGTTTCCACCGTTCGAAAAGAATTACTATACCTACAACGGCTCTTTGACGCAGCCACCGTGCAGCGAAATCGTCACTTGGATAATTCAACCAGAACCAATCGCAATCTCATCAAGCCAA GTCGCGAAATTCCGAAAGCTGTGTTCACTGGACGGTCCGATTCTTCTGAACTCACGGCCCGTGCAAAAGCTCAACGATCGAAGTATTTACTTACACGAGTAG